A stretch of Acidobacteriota bacterium DNA encodes these proteins:
- a CDS encoding putative toxin-antitoxin system toxin component, PIN family, which yields MKVFFDTNVVLAAFATRGLCADLFAHVLLEHELLVGETVIRELRSKLRLKLKLSKNAISEIEALLRDQTVVKTPTEHLSLGISDPDDEWIVAEAMAGDADALVTGDAALQKLGRRAPLPIVSPRGLWETLRGAEPGG from the coding sequence GTGAAGGTCTTCTTCGACACGAACGTCGTGCTCGCGGCGTTTGCGACGCGGGGGTTGTGCGCGGATCTGTTCGCCCACGTCCTTCTCGAGCACGAACTGCTCGTCGGAGAGACAGTGATCCGCGAACTGCGAAGCAAACTCCGCCTCAAGCTGAAGCTCTCCAAGAATGCCATCAGCGAGATCGAGGCCCTGCTGCGCGACCAGACCGTCGTCAAGACCCCGACCGAGCACTTGAGCCTCGGCATCTCGGATCCCGACGATGAGTGGATCGTAGCGGAGGCCATGGCCGGCGACGCCGACGCCCTCGTCACGGGAGACGCCGCGCTCCAGAAGCTGGGCAGGCGGGCGCCGCTGCCGATCGTGTCGCCGAGAGGGTTGTGGGAGACGCTGCGCGGCGCCGAGCCCGGAGGATAG
- a CDS encoding ribbon-helix-helix protein, CopG family translates to MKTSTITIRLDDALGRELDQACARSGRTRSELARDALRRQLALLRFERLRKRTLPLAEAQGYLTDEDIFREVS, encoded by the coding sequence ATGAAGACATCCACCATCACGATTCGGCTCGACGACGCGCTCGGTCGAGAGCTCGATCAGGCGTGCGCGCGAAGCGGCCGAACCCGCAGCGAGCTGGCGCGCGATGCGCTGCGTAGGCAGCTCGCCTTGCTGCGCTTCGAGCGGCTGCGCAAGCGCACACTGCCGCTGGCTGAAGCGCAGGGATACCTCACCGACGAAGACATCTTTCGCGAAGTCTCGTGA